In the genome of Streptobacillus ratti, the window ATTCCTTTTGAATATTCTTTTTTTCTTAATACAAACCATATGATATAGAAAGCGATAAAGTTAAGTATCATTTCATATATCATAGCAGGGTGTAAACTCATGTTTGGAAATTCTTGTCCAGCTGGTGTGTCTAATGGAAATTTTATTCCCCAAGGTACTAACTCTTTAAATTCAAGTTGTTTCATTAAAGGCATAGCTTGAAAGTCTTGCCACCATTTTGCAAAATCTCCTTTTAATATTACTGAAAATGGTGTGATAGTTGGAAATCCATGTATTTCTCCATTTGCTAAATTACCTATTCTTCCAAATCCTTGTCCTAAAATTAAAGGCCCTACTGCCATATCCATTAATACTAATGGATTTACATTTTTCATTTTTGCAAAAATTATAGTTCCTATTAATCCCCCTATAATTCCACCATGTATTGCAAGTCCTCCATTCCAAACTTTAAATATTTCCAATAAATTCTGACTATAATAGTCTAATTTAAGTAATACATAATATATTCTTGCTCCTATTAATCCACTAATAATTACAAAATAGGCATAATCTTCAATAATATTTTCTTTTATTCCTCTTTTTTTTGCAATTTCATCTCTTTTAGCAATAAATATTCCTAAAAATAAAGAGATAATATACATTAATGAATAAACTCTAATTTCAAAACTTCCTATTTTAAATAAATATGGTTTCATTATTTACCACTCTCTTTCATTAATTCTAAAATTTTTAATCCAAGTTTTTCTCTATTACTAATGGTATCTGTTCCTAAAATTACTTGTATAATTTTTTCATTTCCATTATTAATTAAATATACTATATTATACCCAGATCTCTTATGAAATCCTGTTTTAAGTCCCAAAACTTCATCAAATTGAACTAAAGTATTAGTTGATTTAATCTTAATTCCATCAGATGTTTCATAAGAATATTTTTTAGATATTTCAAGTAATTTTTCATTATTTAAAGCATTAAGTGCCAAAAAATATATATCTCTTGCATTACCAACATCCATACCTCTATTTGTATCTACTGGTGGCAATCCATGAGGTGTCTTAAATTTTAAAGATCTAAGACCTAATTTTTTAGCTTTTTCATTCATTTTATTAACAAATTCATCAATATTTCCATTACTAGAAAATAGGGCTAATTGATATGCCGAAGAATTAGATGAATTTATCAACATTAAATGTAATAATTCTTCTATAGAATATACTTTATTTTCCTTAATAACTACTCCATATCTAACTTTAGAAGCTTCTTTACTTACTTTAACTTCTGTGTTTAAATCATATTTTTCTTCATCTATATCATCAAATATCACTAATGCAGTCATAAGCTTAGTAATTGATGCCAAAGGTCTTGTACTTGTTTCATTATATGAATAATACTTATTATTCTTATCATCTCCTATATACATACTTTTATATAGTCTATAATCTTCATTTAATATATCTGACATTTCATTTTCTAAAGTTTGAGATAGATTTATAGAAAATGAGAATGAAAAAGTGGCTAATAAAATAGATAATAAAATTTTTTTCATTTCTCCCTCTTAATCTTCAATATTTTTATTTTCTGTTTTCTCTATTTTTTTAATATATCTCAATATTTGTATAAGCATAATTTTAATTAATAAATATTTTATAAACATACTTTCATACATTGGTTCAATCTCTTTTGAAAAACCAGTTATTAAATTTTTAAAGTATTCTTCACTTCCCTCATTTATAAATATAAGTAATAACAATAAAATATTTATATTAATAAACACATTAATAATTCTAAATGTAGTTTTTAATTTTATTTTTTTAAAGTAAAAAAATATAAATAATATCAATGAAATCAAATAACTTAAATATCTAAAATAAAAATATATATCAACATATGTTTTCATTAAACTATTCCTCTCTTTTTTCCTTTTTTTCTTTTTTTTCTATAAATTTTAATGATGTGCTTATTATAAGGATTATTATAATATATTCTATAAAATTAAAAGTATCACTCATTTCATATATATTATAAAAATTTGTAATTTCATATATAAAAATTGGTATTAGAGGTAATGATAATAAAATATTTATATTAATAAATACAGCAATAATTTTAAAAATATATTTTAAATTTATTCCCTCAATAAAAGTTAGCCCCATTAAAGCTAATGATAAAACACAAGTTAAAAATTTAATATATTCAAATAAATACATGGCTATAATTAATATCATATTATTTATTCCTCCTTTTCAAGTTTTTTATTAATTATAGAAACCTTTTAATTTTTCTAATTCTAAATTCATTTCAACTATACCTAAACTTCTTGATATATTATACCATTTAAGTGCTTGTCTATTATTTAAAAGCCTATAATTAACAAAATATAGCATTCTTGCATATTCTATTTCTCCTAATGAATATAGCTCCTCAAATATCTTAAGTGCTTTATCAATTTGATCACTATGATAATATACTTCAGCAAGATCTTTTTTGGCATTAATATTCTTATTATTCGATGATATTATTAACCATTTAATTAAATTTTCTTGATCCCCCATTGTTCTATATACATTTGCA includes:
- the lgt gene encoding prolipoprotein diacylglyceryl transferase, whose protein sequence is MKPYLFKIGSFEIRVYSLMYIISLFLGIFIAKRDEIAKKRGIKENIIEDYAYFVIISGLIGARIYYVLLKLDYYSQNLLEIFKVWNGGLAIHGGIIGGLIGTIIFAKMKNVNPLVLMDMAVGPLILGQGFGRIGNLANGEIHGFPTITPFSVILKGDFAKWWQDFQAMPLMKQLEFKELVPWGIKFPLDTPAGQEFPNMSLHPAMIYEMILNFIAFYIIWFVLRKKEYSKGILSMIYIIAYGIIRIIVSTFRAEDLLISGIRAPYIVSLIMILCGIVGIYYFKNKNKSLD
- a CDS encoding D-alanyl-D-alanine carboxypeptidase family protein produces the protein MKKILLSILLATFSFSFSINLSQTLENEMSDILNEDYRLYKSMYIGDDKNNKYYSYNETSTRPLASITKLMTALVIFDDIDEEKYDLNTEVKVSKEASKVRYGVVIKENKVYSIEELLHLMLINSSNSSAYQLALFSSNGNIDEFVNKMNEKAKKLGLRSLKFKTPHGLPPVDTNRGMDVGNARDIYFLALNALNNEKLLEISKKYSYETSDGIKIKSTNTLVQFDEVLGLKTGFHKRSGYNIVYLINNGNEKIIQVILGTDTISNREKLGLKILELMKESGK